TGTTAGCAGATCCATGGCCATCATGCTTTGGAGGGCCGCTTGCGCTGCGTAATGGTCGGCTACGGCGCCGCCCACGTGGAGCGCGCAAAGCGCGGCGCGATCAGGGGACAGGCCTTGGGCGAGCAAACCTACGCATAGTCCTGCCAGGATGTCGCCTGTCCCGGCTGTTGCTAAGGCTGGGTTACCGGTAGCATTGATCCAGACTGTGCCATCTGGGCAGCCTACGAGGCTAGGCATTCCTTTAAGCAGCAGCACACAGTTCCACGCGCGGGCGTACTGTTGCACGACCCGGACGCGATCGGTTAGGTCTACGTCGTTGCCAACCAGTCGCCGAAACTCTCCGGCATGTGGCGTTAGAATCCACCGTCCCTGGGCATGGTGGCGTATTAAATCGGTAAACCCTACGAGGGCATTTAGGCCGTCGGCATCAACGACAACAGGCTGTGTGGCTCGCTCGAGCAGGCTGCGCACAAAGCGTTGCGTGTCGGGATGACGTCCTAAGCCTGGACCAATCAATAACGCCTGTGCCCGTTCTAACCCGTTGGCCAGCACGTCGAAAGCGTCCTCCTGATCAATGCCCCCCCGTTCTGTTTCGGGTAGGCCGAGTAAAGCCACTTCGGTCAACTTAGTAGCTAAGATAGGACGTACGCCAGAAGGGCAGGCACACAGCACGTAGCCAGCGCCAATGCGAGCGGCGGCCGTAGCCGCCATAACCGGGGCTCCGGTAAACTCACGCGATCCCGCTACAACAATGGCCAAGCCGGCACTGTACTTGTGCGCATCGTGAGCGCGGCGTGGAAGCCAATGCCTTATGGTGGTGTCGGTAGCGCGCCAGGCGCACCCAGCTTGCTGGGCAGCCTCGACGAGCACGTGGCGTGGAATGCCAATTTCAGCAACTTCGATCTTCCCGCAGTACTTGGGCCCCTCGCCGATGAGTAGGCCTACCTTGAGTGCGCCCATAGTGACCGTTCGCGTAGCCCGAACAGCTCTGCCCAGCACCTGCCCTGTATCGCTATGCAGTCCGGTTGGAATATCAATGGCCAAAACAGGGGCGGTGCGCGCGTTTAGCCATTCCACGATTTCCGCCAGCGGCGTGCGTAGTGGGCTAGATAGGCCGGTCCCCAGTAGGGCATCGACGTACACATCAGCAGGCGGCAACTGATCCAATGCGGCTGCTGATTCGATGCGATGCAGACGCAGTCGGTTTTCGGCGTCGGCTTCGGCAAGGTGCACGAGCAGCTGGTAGTTGGCGGCTGCATCGTCGCTCATGCTCGAAACGTCGCTTAGCGTCACGACATGGACTCGGGCACCCTGGGCGTGCAACACGCGGGCCAGCACGAACCCGTCGCCCCCGTTGTTGCCGCGGCCGCACAGGCAAATGACAGTGCGGCCATCAACGGTTCCTAACATCTGCGCCGCCACCGCGGCTGCCGCGCGACCAGCAGTTTCCATCAGTACCCGTCCAGGCAGGCCTAGCACCTCGATGGTATGCTGGTCGGCTGCCCGCATAGCTTGGGCTGTTAAGACCGGCTCGGCAAATACGTCGGGCATGGCTTCAGCACCCTTGCATGTGGGGTAACGCTGCCGGCTTTGAAAGAAGCGACGTGGGTAAAGATCCCACGCTAGGGCAAAGGGGGAAAACGGAGCGTATCGGCAGGCGCAACCTCCCATCGGGGACGGGTTTGCAGTGGCTCGGCAAGCCAGACGAGCGGCTCAGGGGGCGCGTAGGGTATCAGTTGACCGCCATCCCATCGCTGGTTAGCATTACGATCCAAGAAAGCCCGGAGCCGATAGCGGCCTTCAGGTACGTGTTCAAACCGAAACAGGCTGTCTCCCGGTGTTAGTTGTACTTGTCGTACAGGCAGCCCTGCTGTCTGTGGAAGCAGCTCTACAACGATCGGGGCGGTTGTATCGGGCGAAATCACCAGGCCGCTTACGCTGCCTAGATCCGATTCGGAAAGGCCTACGAGCACAGCTTGCCAGAGCGTGTCGGCAATGCCTAGAACGCGACCGTCCAGCACCAGCGTAAGGCGCTCGCCTAACTGTAGCGGAGGATCCAACACCAGCCAAAACGTCGTGCCGTTTGCAGTTTGCAGATGGAAGCGTCGGGCTTGCCCTGCCTCGTCTGTGAGGTGAATGGCTGCTGCTAAGGAGGATGGAGGGGCATTAAAGCGAAGTCCAAAGGGCTGATCTGACAGCAATCGGGCTTCAGGGCTGGGCACAAAGCCTAAAAAACGTAGCCGTAAGGTATCGGGACGATCGACGGCCAGGAGGCGCAGCGTATCGTTGGGTGCCAGGTTACCGACCGTATCGGCCACGCTACCAATGCGCAGCAGGTGCGTTCCGGGCGTGAGGGGTTCGGTTTCAAGGTATACCTCTGGTGAAGACTCGGCCGTCTGGTAGACGTGCTGCAACGCGATGCGTGTGGTATTCTGGAAAAGGTACCAATTTTGGGGATCAGGGCTAAGAAGGCGCACCGGCTCGGAAAAACGCACGCGCAGGCGACGGTTGGAAAGTGCCTCTGCACGCTGGGGCGTTGGGGGCAGCGTGTCGCGCGCGGTGAGTAGCCAAGGGCGTGCAAAGGGCGTAGCTGCTGTGTCGGCTTGTAGTGCTGGGAAAGGTGGGGCAGCAAAAGCTTCATCCGGATCGGGTCGGCGATTGCGGTTGCGGTCTACCAAGGCAATCACGAAATAGGGCTGCTCGCTCAGGTAGGCAAAGCGAAAGCGCCCCTCGGGGTCTGTTTGCGTGCGATAGTCCGGCTGCGCAGGCAGCGTGGTCGGCGGTAGTGTGTCGCCTAAAGCATAGGCATAGACGTCCACATTGGCCACAGGCATTCCCGTGGCTGCGTTAATTACGCGGCCTTCGATGCGGCCTTGATTGATGGTCGGTCCCGTTGAAAATGCTAAGGTAATCGGTTCCTTCAGGCTGACACCACGTAGGTCGCGTAAGTTGGTATCCAAGGTTAGGACGTAGGTGGTATTGGGGCGAAGGGGCGACGGTAGGCGTAGCGTAACGATGCGGCCGCGCACGCGGATATCAGGGCGCTGCGGTAAGGCCGGCGTGATGGTCAAGGCACGTGTCACCGAAGCGGGTTCGACTGCTTCAGAAAAAACAAGCCGCACTTCTGGATCTTGCACATGCGTAGCCCCACGGGAGGGCGTGCTTTCAACAAGGGCCGGAGGTGTGCGGTCAGGGGGACCGCCTGTAGGTGCTACAGGATTGGCGCAGGCAGCAAGGCAGGCAAGTGCAAGCCAGGCTTTATGGCGTTGTAGCAGCATCTGTTGTGGCACGACTACGAAGGGTAAAAAGCAAATAAACACTTAAAGCTGTGGCTGTCAGCGCAAGGGTTGGCACCAAGTAACGCGTTAGTAAGCCAGGCGGCTTGGTAGGCAAGGGCGCTTGCGTTTCCGGAAAGGCTGGATGTTCTAGGCGGAAAATAAGATGCTGGGCTACGGTGTCGGTTACTATGGGTTGGC
This Rhodothermus bifroesti DNA region includes the following protein-coding sequences:
- a CDS encoding Ig-like domain-containing protein gives rise to the protein MLLQRHKAWLALACLAACANPVAPTGGPPDRTPPALVESTPSRGATHVQDPEVRLVFSEAVEPASVTRALTITPALPQRPDIRVRGRIVTLRLPSPLRPNTTYVLTLDTNLRDLRGVSLKEPITLAFSTGPTINQGRIEGRVINAATGMPVANVDVYAYALGDTLPPTTLPAQPDYRTQTDPEGRFRFAYLSEQPYFVIALVDRNRNRRPDPDEAFAAPPFPALQADTAATPFARPWLLTARDTLPPTPQRAEALSNRRLRVRFSEPVRLLSPDPQNWYLFQNTTRIALQHVYQTAESSPEVYLETEPLTPGTHLLRIGSVADTVGNLAPNDTLRLLAVDRPDTLRLRFLGFVPSPEARLLSDQPFGLRFNAPPSSLAAAIHLTDEAGQARRFHLQTANGTTFWLVLDPPLQLGERLTLVLDGRVLGIADTLWQAVLVGLSESDLGSVSGLVISPDTTAPIVVELLPQTAGLPVRQVQLTPGDSLFRFEHVPEGRYRLRAFLDRNANQRWDGGQLIPYAPPEPLVWLAEPLQTRPRWEVAPADTLRFPPLP
- a CDS encoding NAD(P)H-hydrate dehydratase; translation: MPDVFAEPVLTAQAMRAADQHTIEVLGLPGRVLMETAGRAAAAVAAQMLGTVDGRTVICLCGRGNNGGDGFVLARVLHAQGARVHVVTLSDVSSMSDDAAANYQLLVHLAEADAENRLRLHRIESAAALDQLPPADVYVDALLGTGLSSPLRTPLAEIVEWLNARTAPVLAIDIPTGLHSDTGQVLGRAVRATRTVTMGALKVGLLIGEGPKYCGKIEVAEIGIPRHVLVEAAQQAGCAWRATDTTIRHWLPRRAHDAHKYSAGLAIVVAGSREFTGAPVMAATAAARIGAGYVLCACPSGVRPILATKLTEVALLGLPETERGGIDQEDAFDVLANGLERAQALLIGPGLGRHPDTQRFVRSLLERATQPVVVDADGLNALVGFTDLIRHHAQGRWILTPHAGEFRRLVGNDVDLTDRVRVVQQYARAWNCVLLLKGMPSLVGCPDGTVWINATGNPALATAGTGDILAGLCVGLLAQGLSPDRAALCALHVGGAVADHYAAQAALQSMMAMDLLTHLPQVLRERFLQKA